The DNA segment TGCGATACGTGGAGCGAAAATCGTGCTACTTCGTCGCCCAACGTACCATGTCTTCGCGCCCCCTCGTCGTCTTCGGCATCCTCGGCACCTCGCTCGACGCGGGCAAAGGCCCTGCGCGCTGGGAGAAGTGGCGCCCCACGGTCGCGCTTTGCCAGCACGAGGACCTGCTCGTGAGCCGCCTCGTCCTGCTCGCCGAGCCCCGCGCGGGCGACCTCGCCTCGCAGGTCGAGGAGGACGTCCGCCACGCCTCCCCCGACACGATCGTCGAGCGAATCTCGGTCACCTGGAAGGACGCCTGGGATTTCGAGGAGGTTTATGGCTCCCTCCACGACATCGCCCACGCGTACCCCTGGAAAAGCGAACGCGAGGATTACCTCGTCCACCTCACGACGGGCACGCACGTCGCGCAGATCTGCCTCTTCCTTCTCACGGAGGCCCGGTATTTCCCCGGCCGCGTCATTCAAACCTCCCCGCCCCGCAAGGAGGGCCGCGGCGGGCCGGGCACCTATACCGTCGTCGACCTCGACCTCTCCCGGTACGATCGTATTGCCTCGCGCTTCTCCCGCGAGCGCCGCGAGGGACAGAGCTTCCTCAAGGCTGGCATCGACACCAAGAATGCCTCCTTCAATCGCCTCATCGAGCGCGTCGAGGAGGTCGCCAAGGCCTCCCGCGCCCCCATGCTCCTCATGGGCCCCACGGGCGCCGGCAAGAGCCAGCTCGCCGCGCGTATCTACGAGCTCAAGAAGGCCCGCCGCCAGATCGGGGGCGAGTTTGTCCCGGTAAACTGCGCCACGCTCCGCGGCGACGCGGCCATGGCCACGCTCTTCGGGCACAAGAAGGGCGCGTACACCGGCGCCGTCGCCGATCGCCCGGGCCTCTTGCGCAAGGCCGACGGCGGCCTCCTCTTCCTCGACGAGATCGGCGAGCTCGGCCTCGACGAGCAGGCCATGCTCCTCCGCGCGATCGAGCAAAAGGCGTTTTATCCCGTCGGCGCCGACCAGGAGGTCAAGAGTGATTTCCTCCTCATCGCCGGCACGAACCGCGACCTCGGCGCCCGGGCCGCGCGCGGCGATTTCCGCGAGGATTTATACGCCCGTATCAACCTCTGGACCTTCCGCCTCCCGGCCCTCTGCGAGCGGCCCGAGGACATCGAGCCGAACCTCGATTACGAGCTCGAGCTCGCCGCGCGCCTGCTCGGCGTCAACGTCACCATGAACCGCGCCGCGCGCGAGGCCTTCCTCGATTTCGCCGTCTCTCCGCGCGCCCTCTGGAGCGGCAATTTTCGCGACCTCAACGCCTGCGTCACCCGCATGGCCACGCTCGCGCACGGCGGCCGCATCACGAAGGAGATCGTCGCCGAGGAGATCGAGCGACTCGAGCTCTCCTGGACGAGCGGCCGCGTTCACTTGCAGAGTGGCGTGTCCGGCTCCGGCGGCGTCCTCGTCGAGGTCCTCGGCCCCGCGGCCTCCGCGAAGCTCGATCGATTCGATCGCGCGCAGCTCGAGGAGGTCCTGCGCGTCTGCCGCGCCTCGCGCACCCTCAGCGAGGCGGGCCGCGTGCTCTTCGCCGAGTCGCGCAAGGAGCGCACCTCCGTCAACGACGCCGATCGATTGCGCAAATACCTCGCCCGCTTCGGCCTCGACTGGCACGCGGCGAGCGGGCGCTCGGCTTGAACCGGCCCCCCGAGGACATTTCCCCATGCCGCTCGTCTCCCAGGACCTCGGTTTTTCCGGACAGCACCCGCTCGCCCTCGCCGCCCTCTTTTGCGTGGGCCTCCTGGCTTCGGCGATCAACGCCGTCGCCGGCGGCGGCTCCCTCCTCTCCTTTCCGGTCCTCGTCGCGCTCGGCGTCCCCCCGCTCGCGGCGAACGCCACGAATTCGGTGGCGCTCTGGCCTGGCTCGCTCGCCAGCGCGTATGGCTTCCGCGACCAGCTCTCGAGGACGAAGCCGCATTTGCGATACCTCACCCTCCCCACCGTGACGGGCGCCCTCCTCGGCGCGTGGCTGCTCACGCACACGCCCCAGCGGCTCTTCGATTTCGTCGTCCCGCTCCTCGTCCTCCTCGCCACGCTGCTCCTCGCCTTCCAGGGCCGCATCCGCAAGGTCGTGCTCGGCAAAAAGACGCGGGTCCCCGCCGCGCTCGGGGTCTTTTTGCAATTCCTGGTCGCCGTCTACGGCGGGTATTTCGGGGCCGGCATGGGCATCGTGATGCTCGCGGTCTTCGGCCTCTTCATCGAGGGCACGCTGCACGAGCTCAACGCCATGAAGGCCTGGCTCGGCGTGGCCATCAACCTCGTCGCCTCGATGTTTTTCCTCGGCGAGGGCCTGCTCTGGCTCGTGCCGGGTTTCTCCGTGATGGCCGGCGCGATCGCGGGCGGCTACCTCTCGGCGCGCCTCTCGCAGCGCATCGACCCCGACAAACTGCGCCGTGCCGTCGTGGCCCTCGGCTTCGTCATGACGGCCTGGTTTTTCCGGGCCGCATTCCAGGCCTGATCGACCTTCCTACTGCAATGCGCGCACGAGCGCCGCGGCCCGCGCTCGCACGTCCTCGCTCGGATCGTCCTCTGCCATGGGCTCGGCGATCCCTGCGAATTCGCGCCACCGCGCCTGCTCCATCGCGTAAACCGCGGCCCTTCGCACGCTCGCGTCGCGGTGATTCGCGAGATCCCCGAAGCAGCCGAAGAGCTCCGCGTCGAACGTGGCCTCGGCCGTCACGGCGAGCTTGTAGGCGGCCCAGATCCCCTCGGCCTCGGTCTTCGCGTCGCTGCAAAGCGCGATGATCTCGGCGCGCTCGTAGACGGGCAGGCTGCGCCGGACGAGCTCGATCGTGGCGGCGGCGCCCGGCCCCTCCACGTCGAACCACCGGAGCCCGAGCCGGTGATCGTCCACGTAACGGATACGGCAGTCGCTCGCGGGCGTCGCCCACTCGTAGACGAGGGGCTGATGTTCGAGCGGCTCGATCCGGTTCCACAGGAACCACTGCCCCGCGGCGAACTGCCGGACCACGTCCGTCCCGACCCCATCCTTGAGCAGAAGCCGCCTCGCCTGCGTCGTCACGTCAATCCGCCTCCGAGCGCCGATGGTACAGAGCGCGCCCGGGACGTCAATCCCGGCGCCCGAAGCGGGCGTGGTTCCGTGGACGCGCCTTCTGGATAGACTTTATCCGCCAGGATAACCTCCTCCTTCGAGCCCGGGCCTTTCTTTGCGAGGCGGGCCACCAGATCCGGGCGAAATCGGGCGTTTGGGGGGTGGCTGGGGGCTTGGCACGGCGGCTGCTTCAGGGGAGGACGACGCAGACGCCAGGATAGCTCAGTGGTAGAGCACGTAAATACCTTGGCCGGTTTTCTCCGGTGACGGCAGTGATGGCCAGGGTTACTTCCATTAGAGGACGTGGTCGCGGGTTCGAATCCCGCTCCTGGTACCGCGGAGGGCTCGGGTTCCCCCTCGTTCCCTCCGCGCGCAAGCCCTCCGGGCAGTGAGGCACGCGGTTCCTTCGTTTTGGGTACGAAAAAGACCCCGCGGCCAGTTTTCTCCCGGAGAGCGAGCGCTTCTTTCGGTGCGCGCGCGTCAAGGCCGCGCCGTCGTCGTCAGCCGCCCCGCGCCGCCGACGCTGCCCGCGCCGAGGCCGATGAGGACCATCGAGGTCCCGCCGAGCAGCAAATCGATCCCGACGAGCAATCCGAGCGCCCACGCGGCCGTGCTCGGCCAGCCCGCGAAGATGAGCACGCCGAGCGCCAGGGAGACGAGGCCGTCAAAAAACAGCCAACCCCAGGCGGGGATATGGCGGTTCTGCACGGCCCGGAAGAGCTTGACCACGCCGTTTGCCGCGAAAAACGCGGCGAGCGTCAAGGTCAGGGTCACCGTGCCCGTCACCGGGAAGGCCACCACGAGGAGGCCGGCGACCACGAGCAAGACCGCGCTGACGAGCGACCACGACGCGCCTCGCCAGCCGCGGGCCCGGACCGCGTGAAACCCCTGGAAGAGGCCCGCGAGCGCCATGACCCAGCCGATCACGAGCGCGGTGAGCAGCGAGGCGAGCAGCGGCATGAGAATCAAGAGAACGCCGAGCACCATGAACGCCGCGCCGAGCCCAAAAAACCAAGCGCGGTTTCTCCGCACCACGTCGTCGACGAGCCCGGCCGCCGTCATGCGGGTCCTGTCGACCGGCCCTTCCGGAGGTTGCATCATGGGGGTAACCCTCCTTTTCTGCGCGGAAGCAGGGTGCCACCCGCGGACGGTGTCAAGGAGGTCGCTCTGCGCGAGGCAGCTCGGGCGACGACAATGGCAGGCGGTCGCTCGGCTCAGGGCCCCGGAGGCGGGCCGCCCGGGCCGCCCATTCCACCGGGCGCCTGGCACAACGTATCCGCGAGGGAAGAGCGAATGACGAGGGTCTTCCAGGCGAGCAACGCGCCGTCCGCCATCTTCTCGGTCTTCAGCGTGTAATCGGGCGCGGCTTCCGCCGAGATCACCGAGTCGTTCTCGTTCGTCGTGTCTCGCGCGCCCCGATCCTTGTA comes from the Polyangium spumosum genome and includes:
- a CDS encoding sulfite exporter TauE/SafE family protein; translation: MPLVSQDLGFSGQHPLALAALFCVGLLASAINAVAGGGSLLSFPVLVALGVPPLAANATNSVALWPGSLASAYGFRDQLSRTKPHLRYLTLPTVTGALLGAWLLTHTPQRLFDFVVPLLVLLATLLLAFQGRIRKVVLGKKTRVPAALGVFLQFLVAVYGGYFGAGMGIVMLAVFGLFIEGTLHELNAMKAWLGVAINLVASMFFLGEGLLWLVPGFSVMAGAIAGGYLSARLSQRIDPDKLRRAVVALGFVMTAWFFRAAFQA
- a CDS encoding HdeD family acid-resistance protein, coding for MMQPPEGPVDRTRMTAAGLVDDVVRRNRAWFFGLGAAFMVLGVLLILMPLLASLLTALVIGWVMALAGLFQGFHAVRARGWRGASWSLVSAVLLVVAGLLVVAFPVTGTVTLTLTLAAFFAANGVVKLFRAVQNRHIPAWGWLFFDGLVSLALGVLIFAGWPSTAAWALGLLVGIDLLLGGTSMVLIGLGAGSVGGAGRLTTTARP
- the rtcR gene encoding RNA repair transcriptional activator RtcR, with protein sequence MSSRPLVVFGILGTSLDAGKGPARWEKWRPTVALCQHEDLLVSRLVLLAEPRAGDLASQVEEDVRHASPDTIVERISVTWKDAWDFEEVYGSLHDIAHAYPWKSEREDYLVHLTTGTHVAQICLFLLTEARYFPGRVIQTSPPRKEGRGGPGTYTVVDLDLSRYDRIASRFSRERREGQSFLKAGIDTKNASFNRLIERVEEVAKASRAPMLLMGPTGAGKSQLAARIYELKKARRQIGGEFVPVNCATLRGDAAMATLFGHKKGAYTGAVADRPGLLRKADGGLLFLDEIGELGLDEQAMLLRAIEQKAFYPVGADQEVKSDFLLIAGTNRDLGARAARGDFREDLYARINLWTFRLPALCERPEDIEPNLDYELELAARLLGVNVTMNRAAREAFLDFAVSPRALWSGNFRDLNACVTRMATLAHGGRITKEIVAEEIERLELSWTSGRVHLQSGVSGSGGVLVEVLGPAASAKLDRFDRAQLEEVLRVCRASRTLSEAGRVLFAESRKERTSVNDADRLRKYLARFGLDWHAASGRSA